One window of the Peromyscus maniculatus bairdii isolate BWxNUB_F1_BW_parent chromosome 18, HU_Pman_BW_mat_3.1, whole genome shotgun sequence genome contains the following:
- the Ckap4 gene encoding cytoskeleton-associated protein 4, translating into MPSAKQRGSKGGHGAASPSDKGAHPSGGADDVAKKPPPAPQQQPQPPAPHPPPQQHPQNQAHRGGHRGRSSAAAAAAAASSSASCSRRLGRLLNFLFYLALVAAAAFSGWCVHHVLEEVQQVRRGHQDFSRQRDELGQSLQGVEQKVQSLQATFGTFESILRSSQHKQDLTEKAVKQGESEMNRISEVLQKLQNEILKDLSDGIHVVKDARERDFTSLENTVEERLTELTKSINDNIAIFTDVQKRSQKEINDVKMKVASLEESKGDRSQDLKILEKALKEVQASVKSRERDIEALQSSLQTMESDVYTEVRELVSLKQEQQAFKQAADSERLALEALTEKLLRSEESSSRLPEDIRRLEEELQQLKAEAHGAEEATVFKDSKALDELQRQIEGLGARLQYVEDGVYSMQVASARHTESLESLLSKSQEYEQRLAVLQEHLESLGSSSELASTVRSLGEVQLTLAGEVKELQRSVGELPDTVGSLQEQVHSMLGQDHARATGLPPQDFLDRLSSLDNLKSSVSQVESDLKMLRTAVDSLVAYSVKIETNENNLESAKGLLDDLRNDLDRLSVKVEKIHENI; encoded by the exons atgccCTCGGCCAAACAAAGGGGCTCCAAGGGCGGCCACGGCGCCGCGAGCCCCTCGGACAAGGGCGCCCACCCGTCGGGCGGCGCGGATGACGTGGCCAAGAAGCCGCCGCCGGCgccgcagcagcagccgcagccgcCCGCGCCGCACCCGCCGCCGCAGCAGCACCCGCAGAATCAAGCGCACCGGGGCGGCCACCGCGGCAGGtcctcggccgccgccgccgccgccgccgcctcctcctcggCGTCCTGCTCGCGCAGGCTCGGCCGGCTGctcaactttctcttctacctcGCCCTGGTGGCGGCGGCCGCCTTCTCGGGCTGGTGTGTCCATCACGTCCTGGAGGAGGTCCAGCAGGTCCGGCGTGGCCACCAGGACTTCTCCCGTCAGAGGGACGAGCTGGGCCAGAGCCTGCAGGGCGTCGAGCAGAAG GTACAGTCTCTGCAAGCCACATTTGGGACTTTCGAGTCCATCTTGAGAAGTTCTCAGCATAAACAGGACCTCACAGAGAAAGCTGTGAAGCAGGGGGAGAGCGAGATGAACCGTATCAGCGAAGTCCTGCAGAAGCTGCAGAATGAGATTCTCAAAGATCTGTCGGACGGGATCCATGTGGTCAAGGATGCCCGGGAGCGGGATTTCACATCCTTGGAGAACACGGTGGAGGAGCGCCTAACGGAGCTCACCAAGTCCATCAATGACAACATCGCCATCTTCACCGATGTCCAGAAGAGGAGCCAGAAGGAGATAAATGACGTCAAGATGAAGGTTGCCTCCCTGGAAGAATCCAAGGGCGATCGCAGTCAGGACCTGAAAATCCTGGAGAAGGCCCTGAAGGAGGTCCAGGCCTCTGTGAAGTCCAGGGAGAGGGACATTGAGGCCCTGCAGAGTTCCCTCCAGACCATGGAATCGGATGTCTACACAGAGGTCCGGGAGCTCGTCAGTCTCAAGCAGGAACAGCAGGCGTTCAAGCAGGCAGCTGACTCAGAGCGCCTGGCCTTGGAGGCCCTCACCGAGAAGCTTCTGCGGTCTGAGGAGTCCTCCTCTCGCCTCCCGGAGGACATCAGGAGACTGGAAGAAGAGCTGCAGCAGCTGAAGGCCGAGGCCCATGGGGCAGAGGAGGCCACCGTCTTCAAAGACTCCAAAGCCTTAGATGAGCTCCAGCGGCAGATCGAGGGCCTCGGTGCCAGGCTCCAGTATGTGGAGGATGGAGTCTACTCCATGCAGGTGGCCTCTGCTCGCCACACGGAGAGCCTCGAGTCCCTCCTGTCTAAGAGCCAGGAGTACGAGCAGCGCCTGGCTGTGCTGCAGGAGCACCTGGAGAGCCTGGGGTCCTCCTCTGAGCTGGCCAGCACGGTGAGGAGCCTGGGGGAGGTCCAGCTGACGCTGGCCGGCGAAGTGAAGGAGCTGCAGCGAAGTGTGGGTGAACTCCCCGACACAGTGGGGTCGCTGCAGGAACAGGTGCACTCGATGCTCGGCCAGGACCACGCCCGGGCCACGGGCCTGCCTCCCCAGGACTTCCTGGATAGACTCTCCTCTCTAGACAACCTGAAATCCTCAGTGAGCCAAGTGGAGTCAGACTTGAAAATGCTCAGGACTGCCGTGGACAGCTTGGTTGCCTACTCCGTCAAGAtcgaaacaaatgaaaacaacctGGAATCAGCCAAGGGCTTGCTGGATGACCTGAGGAATGATCTGGATAGGTTGTCTGTGAAAGTTGAAAAGATCCATGAAAACATCTAA